The following coding sequences are from one Triticum dicoccoides isolate Atlit2015 ecotype Zavitan chromosome 4A, WEW_v2.0, whole genome shotgun sequence window:
- the LOC119289153 gene encoding uncharacterized protein LOC119289153, with protein MSRRTRRGDRQQQQPLARSTTVSNNPIFFVHDEVDNVPGEFAKPLPLPPSRAHLQPAGSRRAAGSTFMASRHGSGWVLWRVHHHDPFLAAYVACTKSDGGGKVDATPAKRQQKKNRGRGDAAVQGCGIWSGWTAAGAKYAGAMSCKYGCDVGTAQGDDPAASPAPRLHLSRQLVVIPARRRALQPRGRAQG; from the coding sequence ATGAGCCGCCGCACCAGGCGCGGCGACCGGCAGCAGCAACAGCCGCTGGCTCGTTCTACGACCGTGTCCAACAACCCGATCTTCTTCGTGCACGACGAGGTCGACAACGTGCCGGGTGAGTTCGCCAAGCCGCTGCCGCTGCCTCCTAGCAGGGCGCACCTGCAGCCTGCGGGCTCGCGGCGGGCAGCCGGTTCCACGTTCATGGCGAGCCGGCACGGGAGCGGCTGGGTCCTGTGGAGGGTGCACCACCACGACCCGTTCCTTGCCGCCTACGTCGCCTGCACCAAGAGCGACGGCGGTGGCAAGGTCGACGCCACTCCGGCGAAGCGGCAGCAGAAGAAGAACAGGGGCAGAGGCGATGCCGCTGTCCAGGGGTGCGGCATTTGGAGCGGTTGGACCGCGGCGGGAGCCAAGTACGCCGGAGCGATGTCGTGTAAGTACGGCTGCGACGTTGGCACCGCGCAGGGCGACGATCCTGCCGCGTCCCCGGCGCCCAGGCTGCACCTGTCGCGGCAGCTGGTGGTGatcccggccaggaggagggccctGCAACCACGAGGGCGGGCGCAGGGCTAA